A single region of the Saprospiraceae bacterium genome encodes:
- a CDS encoding biotin/lipoyl-containing protein — protein MAKTYNTRVNDDFQFEDLSAANLDFIALDDKNFHLLHRGKTYHAELMALDRQKKIVRLKINGKPFIVQIEDKYDQLIKKMGLQTNVSHHIKDVKAPMPGLVLDILVKTGQAVKTGDPLLILEAMKMENVIKAHGEGIIQQIHVSKGAPVEKGQLLIELA, from the coding sequence ATGGCTAAAACGTATAATACGCGCGTCAATGATGATTTCCAATTTGAAGATTTATCAGCGGCAAACCTGGATTTTATCGCTCTTGACGATAAAAACTTTCATTTATTGCATAGAGGAAAGACCTACCACGCTGAATTGATGGCCCTCGATAGACAAAAAAAAATCGTTCGCCTCAAAATAAATGGCAAACCCTTTATTGTCCAAATAGAAGATAAATATGATCAATTGATCAAAAAAATGGGCCTCCAGACAAATGTTAGCCACCATATCAAAGATGTAAAGGCGCCGATGCCTGGATTGGTACTGGATATTTTGGTAAAAACGGGCCAGGCCGTGAAAACAGGTGATCCGCTACTCATCTTGGAAGCCATGAAAATGGAAAATGTAATCAAAGCTCATGGTGAAGGTATTATTCAGCAAATTCACGTTTCAAAAGGAGCTCCCGTAGAAAAAGGGCAACTGTTAATTGAATTGGCGTAA